The nucleotide window GAATTGCAGATGAAAAGGTACATTATTTAAAACATCCGAGATCAGATTTTCAGAATTGTATAAGATCACAGAAGCGGTGAATCAATACTTACTATGCATCACTGTGCTGTATCTACGTTATACACCTGACTGTTGTAGTTGTGTTTAGGAAATTGATTTGACAGTAAATAAGTTCCCATGGGCTGTAACCGTAAAAAGTTAAAGACCAGCTTGACAATTAGCCAGTGAAAAATATTATCATGACAAACGGCTCCCAGAAGGATTTCTAGAATGGCTGCTGTCAGTGTAATATCCTCAGAGGACCCAATAAGAACAAATCATGGATATATAGGGATTGTGAGGCTGAAAATAAATGCAATCATGCaaagcacttttaaaaattaaggcGCTTCACGGtgcaaccatttttggctgaatggttccataTAAAGACCCAAAggtttttaaattataattaagaTTGGTCAATGGCATCACTCTGAAGAAACTTTTAATAACCTTTGTTTTAAAAGTGTACCTTGAACAGGCATCTACATTATGGTACTATATTctaataaaaaaagatttaagaTTTTGATCAGGTTTTACAGATTGGTGTTTACTCGGTGTTCATCTAATTCTCTTTTTGAATAGATGCATTTTATATGTCACATAATAAagcaatatattttaatatatgaaACCTATTAAATAGACATTGTGAACAACTGGACAATCAcaactgtaaaatatttatttatggttgttttttaattgtatGATTGTATCAAAAATGCAACGTGCATCAGAAAGGGGCGTGGGGGGGGGGGCGTGCGTAAGACCAATTACTAATACAACCAGTCAGTCAATAAATCAAGTACCCCAAACCTTATGtatctaaaatacattttaatcttGCTCAAATTCACAATTGTTACAATTTGTAATTCAGTGGTAGTACCTCCCTCCTTTCAtttaaacatactgtacaacAGCGGCATGTAAAGTGTGTTACATCAAGGCACAAGACACGTCCATATTCAGGGAAGCCTTTTTATGAGGCGCTGCTTTAATATGATCCCAAAATACCCTATTGTGCTGAGACACACATTAGAGGAGCATGGGCCAAACCAGACTGTACATACTAACTGAATGTGCTCTCTGCAGAGAAGAAAGAATGTAGCGATGCTCTTCCTCATATCCCAAATGAGTAGAAAAATGATTATGGTTACTGTTCACCTctcttttctttttcattttgtcGAAGAGCAAATAAATAAGCAGTTTTAATGTCTGGCCGGATCAGCTGGAGTTGATTCTGATGACGGTGATGCGTTTCCATTCCCAGAGTTCTTGATGTGGACATGATGCTTTCTCTTTAATTGACTGCGATCAAAGAAGAATTGTGGATGTGGTGACCTGTCAAAATATATTCATTAGATCACATCTATAATCATATCGTTGTACATTACTGGGATCATATTCTGTGACATCCACATCATTCTAATGTAATTCTGGTTTAACAACTTAgtcatgtaattattatagtcaTGCAATATATTATCTCGATTGCGAGTCACATAAAAATAATGAGCTGAATCTGACACCTGATAGGAGGGCAGAGCTATTCAAAGAGATTCGGTTCATGCACGTACCCCGTGGGCCTACTCCTGAATGAGCCTCCTTCGTCTGCCGAATGCCTGGGAGCCCACATTAGTGGGGACAAATTTGCTGCTTCCGATTCCTCCGGAGCGACTCAGAAAATCTGCCAGGCGATGGGTCACACACGTGGCGGTGTTGCAAGCCCTCTTCTGCGctgttacactaaaaaaaagaaaatgttatCAGGATTTATTTATCAGGAAATAAagtttaatcaaataaatttttCTGTTCAAAAGTTTATGATTGAGTAATTTATGCAAATGTAATTGGTAAAATGGCTGCAGTAATATTTCTTACCTAAATGGGAACTTAAGCCTgattacatttaaatgaatCTGAGTACAAAAATCTCATTCTAAAAATAGCTTTATTAGATCAAAAGCTAAATCAAATCGCTGTGGGTTAAATACGCTTGTCTACCAATGAGAGCTCCCTGATTACACAAATCGGTTATATTAGCTGAATAGATCCAGTGACTGTGTGAAATTAGTGCAACGGTGTCTGTCTGAGATTTGTTACTCTGCCAAAGAaagtagaaaaaaaatgttctttCAAGTCAATCAGGCAAGCAAACGTCCACATGCACTCGCATATCAGGGCCAAGCATTGGGATGCAGTCGCCGTCGATTAGATACGATCGGCTGCCTCTCCGTATCCACCGAACGCGTCGGCGTCTTCCAGGCTGCGCTTCTTGCCCGGTGTACCCGCTCCTACGTTGGTGCGTGGATACGTCTGCAGCTTGTGCAGCTCTTGGGACAGTTTTCCCAGCACACAGGTGCTGAGGCTGGAGCAGCGCTTGGACACCGGTCTACCCATGCTGTGAGGAAAGAGACCACATGCAGAAAAACTCATAGACATTTAGGCATGCACAAgcatttactgaatgacagGATGCACGTTGACATGATGCCGTTACGCTCTATACAACAAATCAtgcttttttcatgtttttactttaatggTTTGATGAGGATGTTTGTAGATCATGCTTTCGTCCATGCCATTTAatatactctctctctctctctctctctcatgcatAAAGAGCAAACAAGCATTTACAAATGGCCAATCTCTCATAAACTGGAAGGGGTAAATAATGTTTCATGCAGAGTAAGCTTGGCAGAGAACTAGATTCCTATCTAAAGAACTTTATCACATACCTGTCATATAAAACAAGTATAAATACGGTCGACATAAACGCAGTATTGCGCTCTGCATTTCAGGCTTATTTTCTTGAATGTGAGAGAAACAAATCAGTGCAGATTTTCAACAGATTGCATTTTAAAACACCCCAAAGGATGTTTTTTTACCTGTTTTCTTCAGTAGATTGTTGCTCCATGTCCTCTGCGGTCATTTGCACAAATTCTTTGACAATCGCGTTAAGCAATCGTCTCGCTTCGTAGTCGGTAAGTGTAGCTCGATCTTGTGTGGATTCCAACGCAGGCCTGCAACCCAGCATCTTTAGATTATTAATATGTCTCCCGGCGCGGAGAACCACACAAACGGTTCGTATTTTTCCTACGATAAAAGCACTTTTTGCTTGCTCCACCAAATCCTAAACATAATCAAAACAATCTGCTAAGAGTATGCCACTTAAAAGCTGTCCCGTTGCCAAGTTAAGATTTATCACCGATCAATACTGTCGTAAGCAGAGTGGGTTTGGCCGGGATTCATCTGATGTAATCAAAAGACTGATAGTCCATGATGCCGCAACCTTTAATGAAAACATATGCTCTATAGTCTCCGTCCAAATGACTTGAACAAAGCAtcaattttacaaaaaaaataatcattaaacgcaatactttttcttttttttaagaattgtACCTCACCTGGCAGGAGCTGCGTTCGAGCTGTACGTCTGGCAAATAATCAGAGCATAGGCAACAAGGAAAGCGGAGATCTTCAACATAACCATGGTCTCCTGTAGCAAGACATTAGATTGCATTCAGTCCAGTTGGACAAAAGGACATTTTAAATGTCATGgtcaagcaaaaaaaaaaatccccaACGGGTTTTATCCACCCTCTTGTCAATCTCGCTCGCACACCAGTTGACTATGACATGCACGGAAAGTTATTATTTAAAAAGCGCATTCTTATTCTCTTGTGTGCGGCAAGAGAATGGGAGTTTGTGACATCTACTGTCATGCTCTGTGCTCTAACTGCAGCAATAAAGATATTAGTCTCCTGATTTCCCTTCCAGCAAGATCCTGTGCATTAGTATAATGAGATGCTCTCTCTGCACCCACAGCCAAGGCTAGGGAGCTGTCCGATTCCCCTTGAAACATTCCCGGAGCATGCAACTACAGAGCAAAAGAGTCACGTACGTGTTTTCTCACGTTTAATGGCATTTCACACATACATTGAGATTTGTAAAAAGTACACCATCAAGTCTGGTTCGACTTACCTTAAGATGTTAGGCTTCGTGCGATAGAGAGTAGAAAAGAGTTGTTCCAAAATAGAGAGTATATATCAACTTGATGAAATGTTGAGTCTGTTGCATCAAGCTAAAATACACCTGCCTATATACCCACCATGTGAGTCTCACTATTGACAGTGTGGGTGTTTAATGATTCTGCGACAGCCAACCGGAGCTCTCTGCAACCTCGTCCAACCAATCGGATCCTTCTCTTCTTCTGGAAAATGATAAAGAGAGTGTGTCAGACCAATGACGTCATTCTTCAATCACGAACTGCTCCATTCACAAAAATTCACCGGTGATCAGCAAAATTCAATATCGTTTGGAACAAAATTTAAATAGTACGAAACTCATTTATCAGGGGAAACTGTTAAAAGTAAGTGTATGGGATCTTTTTATAACATCGGATCGATTCTTGCTACAAAATAGCAAACCTTAAAACTCATTCAAGAGCTGTTGGCATCCTTTAACaatcaatatttatatatttctttttcattttcataaCCCATTGTGTCTTTGTGACATTACACGTATAGAGTTTGCATAATGGCTGATGCTTGCataaatttatataaacatatgaaTGAGTGAGGAGGAAACGGCACAAGGCTGGATGCTGCTTCTGTGTGACATTTTCGTAAATCTATTATGTGCAAGACAAATGCTGATGGGTTATCTTAAAGTAGCCGCAATTTAAAAGCTGGGAACATGCTCGAATACCATTTTCACTGTGTTTCCTGCGTGATCGATGGCATCGTTGCTCTTTCCCATATTTGGGTTTCCGGTGATGATGCGCCCTTTCATCCGAATCAAAGAGGTTTTGACCATAACAAGCTTTCCATCTCAGTCCCAATTACTAAACTCTTTGTCTCGAGGCATCAACTGCCTCCTCTTCTTTATTGGCTAAGGCCTAATAAACCATTTCCACCGAGAGACTGTGTTTGCGTCACATAGGAACCCCATTAGTCTGGATGAGCCTTTTAGTGCTATCGAACCCAAAGCCACGCCAGAGACAGAATCAGTAAATCTGTGCGATGTGACAGGACGAGGGACCCCCGCTCGGCTCTGCTATACGTGACGCGAACTTCACTTGCGTGCGTGATGGACTCCTTGAGTCTAATGAAGGGTCATTTCCGTTAGTGGAACACTTACCACGTCCATAGATCAGTGAGTAAGCAAACAAAGTAAGCCGGAGAGTTTCTCCCGCATAAAACTTTTAGTCGATACTGTAACCTTTCAGATTTGGTCATGCTTTAACATCACTCGCTCTGGCCTGCCTTGTGTAAGTTATTTCGAAAGACAGATAATCATTTTTTCAGAGCACGATGCCCTTTGTGATAAGTACGCACCTATGAACCTGCTTAAGTCACGTTTCAAACTCACAAATTCGTACGGTGAGCAATGAGCGCACCTGCTATCATGGATGACATGACTGTTTGAACACCTGCGGATGGAAGTGAACAGGGATTAAGCTAGATTTGTAATGGCTCTGAGAGGAAAACTAAACACAATTCATAACCCTCTCGGAGACACAAAGTAGCACTAAATGGTCAGCGAGGAGCCAGCGCAGTTCATCCTTAGACATTAAGGAAATGAGATTTAATCATTGAGTGTTGCTCATCAATCAACCCTCCGTAGCAAGTTAGAGTTCAGTGTAATCTTGTCTGCGTGCTTTACTGATCACACGCCATGCCTTTATTTAGACAACATTAAAAACCGATGGCATCATCTGACTCGGACTGGCATGCTACCAAGAAGTCACCAAGAACTAACAAAAAGACTGAGATACCTTTAGCTGGATCCATTCAAAACTGCTTATGTGCAACATTAAGGCGGGGTGTGTGAGATAAAGCCATTTCTGAAACGAGGTAGCCTCCATTACCTCATCTTTCGATGGAGTAGAgtaatacttttataatgtGCCGTCTCTGCTGTGAGATCTCACATATGTTTATTGATAAATCTATGGTTCCTCTGCTACTAAATCAATAATATAACGTGTTTCCCGTGGCAGGAGATATTGAATGTTGTAGATGTCCTCATTATATATCACAAACACTGCAATCTTTAACCGGATCCTCTGAGACCTGTTGGGTTTATCTATCCGTACCAATTGAAAGGCTCAGTGAACGCTCAACAATAGAAGCCCAAGACACTGTGGAATGAAGCATCATTATCTCGGTGCATTCAAACTAGCAACTGGTTGATTTACAATGAGATTAGTGAGTGATTACTTACTGGATGCTACCAGTCACACATCCATTAAAagtgaaataaaaacataaagagGTTGGATAAGTTTTTGCATTGTGCAAATACATCTGCTTCATTTTCCTCTTTAAAGCTATTACACTCTCAGGGCAGCGTTTCCCACAATGTATCGTTTGTAAATGTAAGCTCATGCAATTTTTATAGGTAGCAGTTAAGATAAAAGGGTTATGTGACTCTTCAGGCACACTCTGAGCTGCTCTTCAATGATGAAGATAAAAGATTTACAAATAAATCTGCTGTGCCACTGTTAATATCCACTGGAGTCTTTGTAGGCATGCTGGAATAGCTTTATGTACTTTTCAGCACTGCAGAAATAAAGGAATAAATCATTTATATAAGCGTATTAATGAAACATATGGATGCCCCATAGTGACTTGATAAATGCATTGAGATCTTCAAGGTGTCACtgcattgtaaaaatattttagctGCCGtcaattttaaagtttaattaaaTTGGCTGCTCAAGtcgtttaacattaaaatacattcaaTTTTAAATTCTGACTACACTTTAACAGattaagttaagacaaaattttaaataagctttttttttacagtgtgtttggtTAAAATAGTCTATAGGAATGCTGTTCCTTTTCTTTCAGGAGGGGTGTTTCAAATCATAAGGTCAAAGTGTGTAGCATAGAACCTGCAGGGAAACACAAAACTTGCTTATTTGCAAAACGCAGTGTTTGTCTGTCTTATCAACACGGATCCATGAATGACTGTAAAAAGTAATGGCCTGGGCTGTCtattttaaatgcttttttatAACCTACAATTAACCTCAATCTTAAAACCCCAGGtgaaaagtagtacacttccataatgtacttaaagtgctttattttcacacactaaGTTTTTACTTACTATAGCTactaaaaaatattctttagtaatttttaagatgttaaattaATGtaagggtggtttcccggacagggattagcataaagggcacctattgtcATTAACTATTTTACAtatcctttggtgtgtaagtgtgtattagtacatgttcaccatgcaaaaggtacaaaccccaaagtaaacgatgacgcgaatAATCGTCTcgaacgtaaatctcttttcttggactacaacaaacacacggattgtaggcaacagtttacttcctgggattgttgATAAAGACAAGACCGACTTTAtaataattcctcctgcttggactcacagcctgtaagttaactcctgttagcattgcattgtgagcgaatctttaaaacctggtaaggagcgtcacatttccggctcaCATCAGAGGTACTCAGGCCAATcgcaacgtacagattagctggccaataaGGGGCAAAGCGCTTTTCATatccatgcgtttcaggaagagagtgaaatctggagctacaaaaatgtacggtgtgtggaaataatgtgtttttaaccataaaacaaacaaacacattgtattataccaaatacacaaaataacattattaagcaatgaaataggtgctctttgacctggatgtccacatacgtggacatcacatttttttgttatttgcaccacttaattctgtgtaactggaacctgttgtacacaaacttggacaattacactagaaaaaaaaaggttattatatttattggatcttcctaaccccaaagaAGACCAACCAAAgatcgggtcttaggaggttaagccattttaaaacaaaacaaaggaactattttgtttttttttagtttagttatatttcctaataaaaataaatataactagttttaacaaacatgctttacaagatatgtcagtgcaagttgttttcagtttggacagttcttacatttattttagtctaggactagtctttTGAGAcatcatgaatatgaactaaaatccGCTTTTAACATCTcagtattaaaaaatatatcaagttaacacttgtattaaacttgaacccatctttcatacaaaaataggttcatgtttaagtgcctaaataattttttgataacactttacaatattagttaacattagttaatgtgtTACCTAATATGAACAAACcacaatacatttgttacagtatttattcatctttggtaaggttagttaatagaaataaagcttttaattgtttgttcatgttagttcacagtgcattaaccaACGTTAACaggattttaataaagtattagtaataaTTGAAATTGAcaataacaaagattaataaatgctgtataagtgcagtttatgttaactaatgtagttacctaatgttaactaatgaaccttatggtaaagtgttaccaatttttaaatacatttttagcacattttagatcatattcatggtgtctcaaaatagcacaaataagtacacttagattttcttaaaattatctCTATAACTTGTATTATATTAAGTACAAACTTACTGCCAAAAATAGAGCACTGTAAGTATATTATATAAGTGTATTTCATTTTAACCTTGGATGCAAAATATCTGGCAACTTCTTGGTATTGTTCTTTTGCAGAACAAACATAACCGGAAAAACGTTTCTTCTTAAATATGATGAAATATATATTATCAAATTAACATTACGCAAAACGTAAAATAGATATAAGTAAAAAGAAAAGCATAGCATTACATTTAGccttgaaatcaaacttttccTTTCAGCTGAACGCTGCAGACGTCCCTGTTTGGCTTGTAGCCCATTACTGGGCGTGATCGCATAAAGCGAAGAACTTTTGCGAAACGAGCGAGTCACCGGCCGGCCGGCAGCTCCGATTCAAAGAAATCCTTTTCCCTCGAATAACTCTTCCGACCTTATCGCCAATTAATCAAACACAATGAAATTTCATCCTCCCGTCTAGCCTATAGCCCTTAAGAGGCGGGGGATAAATAGCAACATGTGCAAGATGATCTCCCACAACTCTCTCcttcttgctctctctctctgacagaGAACCGAGGCAGAAACTTTTCACAACGCACAGTTTAATCTTTTAAAATGGTTTCGATTAATCGGGTGCCATCTCTGCTCCATTTGTCTCGGGAGAAAACCCTTCTTTGTTTGTGTAGTTTGTTCACGACACTCTTCGTTTTGCTGGTGATTCGCCAGCTCCTAAAGCAGCGGAGACCCCGAGGGTTTCCCCCCGGACCGACACCTTTACCCATGATAGGGAATATATTGTCACTGGCCACAGAGCCTCACGTCTACATGAAGAGACAGAGTGAAATCCACGGACAGGTACGAATACACTTAACTCCCAGTGCTCTCTCTTTTTCTATAGCTTACATATGCAACATATAAAGCGAGACATGTTATGTCAAATGTTTTCTATTATTGCGATTTGTTTGAAGTATTACAGGGTTTTAAAGTTATTGTGAGGTGTAGTGGTGCTAGTCGTTTACGTCAAACTTTTAATGcatgtttaaattaatttatttttaactaaTCAATGAATCAATGTCTCATATAAGGTGTTCAGTACCCCAACGCGGCTGGATGGTCATTATTCCGTTTATTAAGTGAATAACTGGACACGCGTTGATATGAAATTTTGAACATTAAACATATGACTGACAGTACCCGGATGAACCATGCGTCAGATTTAGCGGCTGTTTAGGGGGTAACAGACTTCGCAATGTCgcgactgaccaatcagaatcgagaATTTCACATACGGTACTTGTGTATAATAATGCATTATAAAAGACGCACTCTGAATACCTAAATAATCGGAGTGCGTTGTGCTCGCGAGGTAGGCGGGGTTTGTTTGAAACAAGAGAGCTGTAGACATGCTGAGTCAGCACAGCTCATACTGTACCTCAATGAAATGTAGCCCATAACATCATACTCTGTTCATTAGTAGAAATCTGTTTGGCAAAGATTCTGAATACATGAATATTTTCATTTACCTCCAGATTTTTAGTCTCGACTTGGGAGGAATCTCCACTGTTATTCTCAATGGTTACGATGCAATTAAAGAGTGCCTGTATTACCAAAGTGAGGTTTTTGCAGACCGGCCATCACTCCCTTTATTTCAGAAGATGACCAAAATGGGAGGTAAGTTGACACAGGCACAAAGCTTTTACTTGGAAGCACGCAAGTGCTATGGCCTACAGTTATAGTggataattttattttagttttcatAGAAAAAAAGAAGGTTAGGAAATGATAGTTTTGTTATTATGTGAACCACCCATTTAAacacaatttaatttaattacacaGCTGTGTAATTCAGAGAACAAATCTTTGGCACAGTGATACCTGTGTGCGTCACAGCTGGGGGGATAACTAGAGAAGCACAGTCCCATATCAGGTTATCTGAGTATTGCAGTTCTTGTAATTTTGGGGTAAAATCATGACAATTACTGTTTGACCAGTTATCTTTGTTTAAACAGAAGGTTTGCCATTGCAGAAATAGCTTGGTTTAAATATagaaacaatgttttttcaacATCTAGGACTTTTGAACTGCAAATATGGTCGAGGTTGGATCGAAACCCACAAGCTAGCTGTAAACTGTTTCCGCTACTTCGGCAGCGGACAGCGGATGTTTGAGCGGATTTCCGAGGAGTGCCAGTTTTTTTTAGACGCCATTGACCAGCAGAAAGGAAAGCCATTCAACCCCAAACATCTCATTACCAACGCTGTGTCCAACATCACCAACCACATTATCTTCGGACAGCGTTTCACTTACGACGACAGCGATTTTCAGCACATGATCGAGATCTTCAGTGAGAACGTTGAGCTGGCAGCCAGCGGTTGGGCATTCATGTACAACGCCTTTCCCTGGATGGAGTACCTGCCCTTTGGGAAGCACCAAAAGCTTTTCCGGAATGCCAGCGAGGTATACGTCTTCCTTCTGCAAATCATTGAGCGTTTCTCAAAAGATAGAGTCGCCCA belongs to Paramisgurnus dabryanus chromosome 2, PD_genome_1.1, whole genome shotgun sequence and includes:
- the calca gene encoding calcitonin/calcitonin-related polypeptide, alpha isoform X2, yielding MVMLKISAFLVAYALIICQTYSSNAAPARPALESTQDRATLTDYEARRLLNAIVKEFVQMTAEDMEQQSTEENSVTAQKRACNTATCVTHRLADFLSRSGGIGSSKFVPTNVGSQAFGRRRRLIQE
- the calca gene encoding calcitonin/calcitonin-related polypeptide, alpha isoform X1, producing the protein MVMLKISAFLVAYALIICQTYSSNAAPARPALESTQDRATLTDYEARRLLNAIVKEFVQMTAEDMEQQSTEENSMGRPVSKRCSSLSTCVLGKLSQELHKLQTYPRTNVGAGTPGKKRSLEDADAFGGYGEAADRI
- the cyp2r1 gene encoding vitamin D 25-hydroxylase yields the protein MVSINRVPSLLHLSREKTLLCLCSLFTTLFVLLVIRQLLKQRRPRGFPPGPTPLPMIGNILSLATEPHVYMKRQSEIHGQIFSLDLGGISTVILNGYDAIKECLYYQSEVFADRPSLPLFQKMTKMGGLLNCKYGRGWIETHKLAVNCFRYFGSGQRMFERISEECQFFLDAIDQQKGKPFNPKHLITNAVSNITNHIIFGQRFTYDDSDFQHMIEIFSENVELAASGWAFMYNAFPWMEYLPFGKHQKLFRNASEVYVFLLQIIERFSKDRVAQSPRHYIDAYLDEVEQSTNDTATSFSQDNLIFSVGELIIAGTETTTNCLRWAMLYMALYPSIQDKVQREIDCVLDGKPPAFEDRHKMPYVEAVLHEVLRFCNIVPLGIFRATSQDAVVRGYTIPKGTMVITNLYSVHFDEKYWSDPSVFCPERFLDNKGKFVRHEAFLPFSIGKRHCLGEQLARLEMFLFFTTLLQRFRLQFPEGFIPSLIPKLGMTLQPRPYDICVIRRQQ